From Streptobacillus ratti, a single genomic window includes:
- a CDS encoding IS30 family transposase — translation EGKSKVIMTLTERLSRINIVRLLDAKTNDNVIKEVEKIIKSNKYLIHSITSDNGSEFSNVKYITDLGIKWYFAHPYCSNERGSNENNNKMIRRFIPKGRSMNKLRKKDVKFIENFMNNYPRKIFNSSTSYEVYECLLNLV, via the coding sequence AGAGGGTAAATCTAAGGTGATAATGACTCTTACTGAGAGATTATCAAGAATTAATATTGTTCGTTTATTAGATGCTAAGACTAATGATAATGTTATTAAAGAGGTTGAAAAGATTATTAAAAGTAATAAATATTTAATTCATTCTATTACTTCTGATAATGGTTCTGAGTTTTCTAATGTTAAGTATATTACTGATTTAGGTATTAAGTGGTATTTTGCTCACCCTTATTGTTCTAATGAGAGGGGTAGTAATGAAAATAATAATAAGATGATTAGGAGATTTATTCCTAAGGGTAGGTCTATGAATAAATTAAGAAAAAAAGATGTTAAATTTATTGAAAATTTTATGAATAATTATCCTAGAAAAATTTTCAATTCTTCAACATCTTATGAAGTTTATGAATGTCTTTTAAATCTTGTTTAA
- a CDS encoding TatD family hydrolase — protein sequence MKNLIDTHLHLYSELYINNRKEIIDDMKEKLDIAVNISCDMESTLESVKYADEYDFMYATVGYHPCDISKFNEKDFEEMLNLAINHPKVVAIGEIGLDYYWMNDSKEEQEKYFRLQIENAIKLDMPIVVHTRDSLEDTISIINDYPKLRGIFHCYSGSYEMIEHLLDRFYVGVEGTSTFKNNKITHELIKKISLDKIVLETDSPYLTPVPFRGKLNNPIYVSYVAEKISELKEIDLEEVKKKTTENALRVYNICLK from the coding sequence ATGAAAAATTTAATTGATACTCATTTACATTTATATAGTGAACTATATATAAATAATAGAAAAGAAATAATAGATGATATGAAAGAAAAATTAGATATAGCTGTAAATATATCATGTGATATGGAAAGTACACTTGAATCTGTTAAATATGCTGATGAATATGATTTTATGTATGCTACTGTAGGGTATCATCCCTGTGATATATCTAAATTTAATGAAAAAGATTTTGAAGAAATGTTAAATTTAGCAATTAATCATCCAAAAGTTGTTGCAATAGGAGAAATAGGTTTAGATTATTATTGGATGAATGATTCAAAAGAAGAACAAGAAAAATATTTTAGATTACAAATAGAAAATGCAATAAAATTGGATATGCCAATAGTAGTTCATACAAGAGATTCATTAGAAGATACTATTAGTATAATAAATGATTATCCTAAATTAAGAGGTATATTTCATTGTTATTCTGGTAGCTATGAAATGATAGAACATCTATTAGATAGATTTTATGTAGGTGTAGAGGGAACTTCTACATTTAAGAATAATAAGATAACACATGAATTAATAAAGAAAATAAGTTTAGATAAAATAGTACTTGAAACAGATTCTCCATATTTAACCCCTGTACCTTTTAGAGGAAAGTTAAATAATCCCATTTATGTTTCTTATGTTGCAGAAAAAATCTCAGAATTAAAAGAAATTGATTTAGAGGAAGTAAAAAAGAAAACTACTGAAAACGCATTGAGGGTGTATAATATATGTTTAAAATAG
- the acpS gene encoding holo-ACP synthase, with product MFKIGVDIVEVKRIEKAIIKSEHFLKTVFSEKEIEYCEKKINKYESYSARFAVKEAYLKAIGTGITDISLNNIEIINSESGKPFLYVNGELIDGDVSLSHTETLAIANVVLKK from the coding sequence ATGTTTAAAATAGGTGTAGATATAGTTGAAGTAAAAAGAATAGAAAAAGCAATAATTAAAAGTGAACATTTTTTAAAAACAGTATTTAGTGAAAAAGAGATAGAGTATTGTGAAAAGAAAATAAATAAATATGAATCATACAGTGCAAGATTTGCAGTAAAAGAAGCATATTTAAAAGCTATAGGAACAGGAATAACAGATATAAGTTTAAATAATATTGAAATAATTAATTCTGAATCAGGCAAACCATTTTTATATGTAAATGGAGAATTAATTGATGGCGATGTTTCTTTAAGTCATACTGAAACATTAGCTATTGCAAATGTTGTATTAAAAAAGTAG
- a CDS encoding IclR family transcriptional regulator produces MYVQSIDRAMNLLEILSQGTNFSLSELCKKSKLNKTTTFRILHSLKENGYVKQNKKGQYSLTFKMFRVGNRIIQNIDFTQPAKSYITKLAVETNQTIHLVIRDGSQILYIDKFSPENTSNNMEWSKIGRRAPMHCTSAGKAILAYCSEEDINNIWNQTEKIKYTARTIVNLDVLMDNLKLVKKNGYSVEYEEYELGLYCIGCPIFNSKTEVCGSLSISIPLSEKEKSKVFFVEKIKECSKKISKKLGYEIP; encoded by the coding sequence ATGTATGTACAATCAATTGACAGAGCTATGAACTTACTTGAAATATTATCTCAAGGAACAAATTTTTCATTATCTGAACTATGCAAAAAAAGCAAACTAAATAAAACCACAACTTTTCGTATATTACATTCACTAAAAGAAAATGGATATGTTAAACAAAATAAAAAAGGTCAATATTCTTTAACATTTAAAATGTTTAGAGTTGGAAATAGAATTATTCAAAATATTGATTTTACTCAACCAGCAAAAAGCTATATTACTAAACTTGCTGTTGAAACAAACCAAACAATACATTTAGTTATTAGAGATGGCAGTCAAATATTGTATATAGATAAATTTTCGCCTGAAAATACTTCAAACAATATGGAATGGTCTAAGATTGGTAGACGGGCTCCTATGCACTGTACATCAGCAGGTAAAGCCATACTTGCATACTGTAGTGAAGAAGATATAAATAATATTTGGAATCAAACTGAAAAAATAAAATATACTGCTAGAACGATAGTTAATCTTGATGTATTAATGGATAATCTTAAACTAGTAAAGAAAAATGGATATTCAGTAGAATATGAAGAATATGAACTTGGATTATATTGTATAGGTTGTCCTATATTTAATTCTAAGACTGAAGTATGTGGATCTTTAAGTATTTCTATCCCTCTTTCAGAAAAAGAAAAATCTAAAGTTTTTTTTGTTGAAAAAATTAAAGAATGTTCTAAAAAAATATCAAAAAAATTAGGTTATGAAATACCTTAA
- a CDS encoding M20 metallopeptidase family protein produces the protein MNDFIKKAVDDIYNEIVIHRRHLHENPELSEYEYNTSKYIEEFLKKQGIEYKRVADTGIYAYIRNGKGKTVAFRADMDALPILEDSDFEFHSKNKGVMHACGHDVHTSVQLGVAKILSENLDKWQGNVKFFFQPAEETVGGAKRMLEDGVNSDFKADALFAFHVAPEIEVGKIGVKYGKLHATSSTFTITINGFASHAALAYLGIDTVVVGSKVVEYLQSIVSRRVDARDCAVITVGTFNAGTAQNIVADKAILTGTIRTLTLDLKKWIVNEIKTNLPKFVESMGAKIDIDFKDSYIPVINNDEKTSFLEKNVRNILGDENCVIIEKSRMDAEDVGYFLNEIEGSFYRLGIRNEKIGAIYDLHHPKFKVDENAIKIGMIVQLKNALEFLNEN, from the coding sequence ATGAATGATTTCATAAAAAAAGCAGTTGATGATATCTATAATGAAATAGTTATTCATAGAAGACATTTACATGAAAATCCAGAACTAAGTGAATATGAATACAATACATCAAAATATATAGAAGAATTTTTAAAAAAACAAGGTATAGAGTATAAGAGAGTTGCAGATACTGGAATATATGCGTATATAAGAAATGGTAAAGGAAAAACAGTTGCATTTAGAGCAGATATGGATGCTTTACCAATATTAGAAGATAGTGATTTTGAATTTCATTCAAAAAATAAGGGTGTAATGCATGCTTGTGGTCATGATGTACATACAAGTGTACAATTAGGTGTAGCTAAAATTTTATCTGAAAATTTAGATAAATGGCAAGGAAATGTTAAATTTTTCTTTCAACCTGCTGAAGAAACAGTAGGAGGAGCAAAAAGAATGCTTGAAGATGGAGTTAATTCAGATTTTAAAGCAGATGCTCTTTTTGCATTTCATGTCGCACCAGAAATAGAAGTTGGAAAAATTGGCGTAAAATATGGGAAATTACATGCTACATCATCAACTTTTACAATAACTATAAATGGATTTGCATCACATGCTGCTCTTGCATACTTAGGAATAGACACTGTAGTTGTAGGTTCAAAAGTTGTAGAATATTTACAGTCTATAGTTAGTAGAAGAGTAGATGCAAGAGATTGTGCAGTAATAACTGTTGGAACATTTAATGCTGGAACTGCTCAAAATATTGTTGCAGATAAAGCAATATTAACTGGAACTATTAGAACATTGACACTTGATTTAAAAAAATGGATAGTAAATGAAATAAAAACTAATCTACCTAAATTTGTTGAAAGTATGGGAGCAAAAATAGATATTGATTTTAAAGATAGCTATATACCTGTTATAAATAATGATGAAAAAACTAGTTTTTTAGAAAAAAATGTAAGAAATATTTTAGGGGATGAAAATTGTGTGATAATTGAAAAATCAAGAATGGATGCAGAAGATGTAGGATATTTTTTAAATGAAATAGAGGGTTCATTTTATAGACTAGGGATAAGAAATGAAAAAATAGGAGCTATATATGACCTACATCATCCTAAATTTAAAGTAGATGAGAATGCAATAAAAATTGGTATGATAGTTCAATTAAAAAATGCTTTGGAGT